From the Stigmatopora argus isolate UIUO_Sarg chromosome 12, RoL_Sarg_1.0, whole genome shotgun sequence genome, the window TGTGAGACAGGATTTTCCAATAGTTCTAAAATCATCCATGGATTCTATGGTAGTTCCCAACCGAACCTTCCTGCATCCTACATTCTCCCTGGTTGGGCTACATCTAAGAAACTCCACGACGACTGTCTCTGCGTAAAACAAGAATCCACAGGAGACATGTTTCGGGACCAGCTGTGTCTCTGGACTGACTGTTGCATCACCTTCAGGACCCAGGAGGAACTGGCAAGGCACATTGAGAAGGAGCACGTGGACCAGCGGAAGGGCGAGGAGTTTGCCTGCTTCTGGGCAGACTGCGTCCGACGCCGGAAGCCCTTCAATGCACGCTATAAGCTGCTCATCCACATGAGGGTGCACTCTGGGGAAAAGCCCAACAAGTGTATGGTGAGTTGGAAAAGGAATGAAATGAACGTGTATTTATTCGATATCTTGGTTTTAGCACACGTGCTGAAATATCCCGAAAGGTTGAAGGTGTCACAAAGAACaagaatttctttttaaaatataaaattaaatatgaacttcatttttttgtcctgcaGTTTGAAGGTTGCTCGAAAGCATTTTCCCGTCTGGAGAACCTAAAGATTCACTTGCGGAGCCACACAGGAGAGAAACCGTACATCTGCCAGCACCTCGGGTGCTTCAAGGCCTTCAGCAACTCTAGCGATCGGGCTAAGCACCAACGAACGCACCTTGACACGGTCGGTCTCCTGTTTAACCATGGCAATTTTGCTCAGCTACCCAAATAATTTAGGACTATGAAGAGTGTTTATAAATACAGTATACATTTGGAAAGATGCAAATAGGAGGTCCTAACTATCATCCCATCAGAAGACTTTTTGTTTGGCTTCTTTAGATTGCTTAGTTGTCAACCTTATTTTAATGAATGAGAAATGACagccactttaaatggatattCATTGTCATAAATGGCAGAAAATTACTTGACATAAAAATTATGAAATCTTTAAATCTGCTGCAGGCTGCCACTATTACCTTTAAAACTGCATtgattcagcttttttttttaaatatatatatatatatatatatatatatatatatatatatatatatatatatatatatatatatatatatatatatatatatatatatatatatatatatatatatatatatatatacttctccTTGAGGCCTCACATAAGCCAGGCTTGAAGCCAGTTGAATCAAGAGGTTGTAAAATGGAAGAGTGCAAAATAAAAAGCCCCAACTATTTTAGCAGTTTTCTGTTGTAGTACTTTTTCGGTCAAAAGTGAGTATGCTTAAAGGGAGACTTATTATAGCGAGTCAGAAATGTCTGTTGCTTAATGTGATTAATGTGATGTGAGGGGACTGTAGTCTGCGTAGCGTAAAAAAGCTGAGAACTTGTTAGTTTTACagctttattttgacattttatgtcTTTTTTCCTCATCAAGTTGGTTTCTTTCCCACACATAAAATCAGtgcactgttgtttttttctttcagaaaCCATATGTCTGTCAGATCCCAGGTTGTACCAAGCGTTACACAGATCCTAGCTCACTACGGAAACATGTCAAGACTCATTCAGCCAAAGGCATCCAGGAAGCCAAGGTAGAACATACAAATATTCATAGGCAGCTTATTGGTTCCATGTAGATTCACATGGGACGTGTTTATATCTGAATCTAATGTGTGTCATCTTTTGTCACTCAATTATCAAGAAAAAGTATTAATAGAATATATATACTTTTCCCCAAGAAACAGTACGTAGAGTAGGATGAAATGAAGCATTACGCACACATACCCTAGAAATTGGGGAGAGGGAGCCCATTGTTCCATGCTATGTTATCCTTGGTGAAAAGTGACATGCTGAGAGGCATGCTGTTGTTTCTAAGCAAAACCACATGAGCTCGCGTGCCGCAATGTGCATCATGCAAGGAAACGGCCCTTTGAAGATTTGAATCTGAATGTGAATGAGGGTGTAGAACCACACAGGATGTGACTCTGGAACGCCAAAAAAATTGAACCAAAAACCCAAAGTCCATGAATGTGGA encodes:
- the LOC144085869 gene encoding uncharacterized protein LOC144085869 produces the protein MWPPDFGPPDTQMTLSSFFEDAEDHQGQTYSAVQSPIPSFSAGACCSHRNSSAFHDPTYNPDTCETGFSNSSKIIHGFYGSSQPNLPASYILPGWATSKKLHDDCLCVKQESTGDMFRDQLCLWTDCCITFRTQEELARHIEKEHVDQRKGEEFACFWADCVRRRKPFNARYKLLIHMRVHSGEKPNKCMFEGCSKAFSRLENLKIHLRSHTGEKPYICQHLGCFKAFSNSSDRAKHQRTHLDTKPYVCQIPGCTKRYTDPSSLRKHVKTHSAKGIQEAKIHVYSLPESDLMDISAFSGLEKFPGSYTNERSSVPVYPHVDIHYLGNEGSFHGGGFPNHRFVGQYRSASHLVQVRWRTFDLKHNMDDDDNFLFQARSVDPNIGLVDSIYYLES